The segment GAAGGGCTCATCGCAGATCAGGCCGTACTTGATCACTTCCGCAAGGCCGGCGGAGAGCTCGCGCTCCGGCAGGGTGCGCAGGCTATCGGTATCGATGATCACCGCCTTGGGCTGGTAGAAGGCACCCACCATGTTCTTGCCCAGCGGATGGTTGATCCCGGTCTTGCCACCGACCGAGGAATCCACCTGGGACAACAGGGTGGTAGGCACCTGGATGAAGTCCACACCACGCTGGTAACAGGCCGCGGCAAAGCCTGCCATGTCACCGATCACTCCGCCACCCAGGGCGATGACGGTAGTACGGCGATCATGACGAGCCCCCAGCAGGGCGTCGAAGATCAGCTGCAGGGTTTCCCAGTTCTTGTGGGCCTCGCCATCGGGCAGCACCACCGGCAGAACCGAGTAGCCCTGCAGCGTCCGGGTCAGCGTTTCGAGATACAGGGGCGCCACGGTCTCGTTGGTGACGATGGCCACCTGCTTACCGGCGATATGCGGCGTGAAGAGCTCCGGCCGCGACAGCAGGCCGGAACCTATATGAATGGGATAGCTACGCTCGCCAAGATCGACCTGAAGTGTCCGCATGGGGCCCCCGTCATAAAAAGGGCTAAAGGATAGCGCAGTTCCGCCCGCGCTTTAACGGGGCGGCAATGCCTGTAGGCGCGCCAGTATTTCTTGCACCACCATGCGCGGCGGCCGCTCGTCGGTTTCGATGATGATGTCGGCGATCTCGCGGTAAAGCGGATCGCGGATTGCCATCAGGTCACGCAGGACTTTCCCCGGGTCGGCCGACCGCAACAGCGGCCGATTGCGGTCACGCGAGGTGCGCTCGATCTGCTGCTCCACCGACGTGTGCAGATAGACGACGCGACCACCGCCACGCAATGCCTGACGATTGGCCGGACGCAGAACCGCGCCGCCACCGGTCGCCAGCACGACGCCGTCGTGGCCGCAGAGTTCCTCGATCATCGCCTGTTCGCGATCACGGAAGCCCTGCTCACCCTCGACATCGAATATCCAGGGGATATCCGCGCCGGTGCGCTGTTCGATTTCCTTATCGGAGTCCTTGAAGGGAAGACGCAGTTCTTTGGCAAGCAAACGCCCGATGGTGCTTTTCCCAGCTCCCATCGGGCCGATCAGAATCAAATTACGCACCGATATCAGCGACTCACCGCAATGGCCTGATTGTTCATGATGCGGGGAGTGAGGAATACCAGGAGCTCGGCTTTCTTGTCCTGAACCACGTCGCGACGGAACATGCGGCCGAGGAAGGGAAGGTCGCCGAGGAAGGGCACCTTGTCCACCGCCTTGGTTTGGGTGTTGGAGAATACCCCACCTATGACAATGGTTTCACCATCATTGACCAGCACCTTGGCGTTGACCTCGTTCTTGTTGATCGGCGGTACTCCGTTCAGGGCGTTGGCGAAGTCCGGCGCATCCTTGGTCACCTTCACTTCCATGATGATGCGGTTGTCAGGCGTGATCTGGGGAGTGACTTCCAGGGACAGGGCCGCCTCCTTGAACGAGGTGCTGGTGGCACCGCTGGAGCTGGCTTCCTGGTAGGGCACTTCCTGGCCTTTGAGGATCTTGGCGGTTTCCTTGTCGGAGGTGACCACCTTGGGCTGCGATACGATCTCGCCGTTACCGGTCTTCTCCATCGCCGACAGCTCGAGGTCCAGGATGGTGTTGTCGGTAATGAAGCCGATGCCGATGCTGGACGTCGCGCTGTCAGCGCCGAGATCGACGAAGGGGGCGTTGGCCAGGTTGACATTGCCCGCCTGGTTGGCGGCCGGACGACCGAGACCACCGCCACCAACGACGAAGTTGTTGTCGCCGATGCTCGCACCACGCCAGTTCACGCCCAGGGCCTTGTCGTAATCGACGTTGGCTTCGACGATACGCGCTTCGATCATTACCTGGCGAACCGGGATATCCAGCTGGGTAACGATGCGACGCAGCTCATCCAGCTTATCTTCGGTCTGGTAGGCGATGATGCTGTTGGTACGGTCGTCTACCGTGATGGAACCGCGCTCATCGGCACCGGCAGCGCTCGGGTCCCCGCTGGTGACGGATTGGAACAGCTTGGCGATGTCGGCAGCCTTGGCGTAGTTCACCTGGATCAGCTCGCGGCGCAGAGGGGCCAGTTCGGCAATCTGCTTCTGCGACTCCAGCTCCTGGCGCTCACGGGCGGCGATCTCATCAGCCGGCGCGACCAGCAGCACGTTACCTACCTTGCGCTTGTCCAGGCCTTTGGTCTTCAGCACCAGATCCAGTGCCTGGTCCCAGGGCACGTTCTGCAGGCGCAGGGTGATGTTGCCTTGTACGGTATCCGAGGCCACCAGGTTGAGGTCGGTGAAGTCGGCGATCAGTTGCAGCACCGAGCGCACATCGATGTCCTGGAAGTTCAACGACAGCTTCTCGCCGGAATAGGCGAAACGCTCGGTCTTGCGCTTCTCCACATCTTCCTGCGTCAGCGGCTTGATGCTGACGGTCAGCTTGTTGTCGGTCTGATAGGCCAGGTAGTCGTAATAGCCGGTGGGTTCGATGCTGATGCTGGCGTCGTTGCCGGCACCCGACGCGCTTACGAATTGCACCGGCGTAGCGAAGTCCTTAACGTCCAGGCGAACGCGCAGCGGCTCAGGCAACTGGGTCTTGGGGAAGGCCAGACGGATCTTGCCGCCTTGCTCCTGGATGTCCGGGCTGACGCTGGGATCGGACAAGGTGATCACCACATTGCCCTCACCCTGATCACCACGCTGGAAGTCGATGTTTTCGATGCTCCGACCGGCACGGGCGTAGCTCTTGACCGGCTGCGAGGCGGCCAGTTGTGCGGCGGCCGGGGCGGGCGCCGGGGCCGCAGTAACCTGACGCGGGGCTGCCGGCGCAGATGCGGAGTCCCCCACCAGCACATAGAGGTTTCGGCCATCTACGCGGGTACTGTAGGGCACGAGCGTGGACAGATTGATGATCAGGCGAGTGCGGTCCTTGGCTTCCACCACGGTCACGCTGCGGGCATTGCCCACGCCCAGCTCCCGATTCTTCGAACCCAGCTTGTTGGACACGCCCGGCAGGTCCAGAGCAATGCGTGCTGGCTGCTCGATGGTGTAGCCGCGAGGAGCTACCACCGGCTCGTCGAAGGCCAGTTTGAGTTCGACCCTGTCGCCCGGCAGGGCCGCAACATCCAGCCCCTGCAGGTTCGCCGCCAGCAGCGCAGGTGACATCAGGGCGGCCAATAGCGTGATACCAAGGCGCGATAGCGAGCTTTTCATCATCTGGTTCCGTTGTGCAGACCGGTAATTATTCTTCATCGGTGATTAACCTCGCCCTCAAGAGCGCTCCCTGAGCGCGAGACTCCGCGGACGCTCCAGCCATCCGCCTTCCCCGTCCGGGACAATCTCGATCACGTCGACCTTGGACTCGTCGATGCCGACGACCTTCCCATGGTTGCGCCCCAGATAGTCCCCCACCTTGACCCGATGCACCCCTCCAGCGCCACTGATCAAGGCAAAGCTCCCCGAACCATTGGACAGGGTTCCCACCATTTCGAAGGACTCGATATTGAACCCTTCGAGGAACTGTTTGACCCGAGTCTCATCCGGGTGAACATCCTTCGAACCCTTCTGTTGCTTGGCCAGATCGATCTTGATCGGCGGCTGGAAGGGACTGCGCAATGCGGCCGCGCTGTAGGTGAAGGCTTCGTATGGCTGAAATTTCGGCAAGGGTTCGATGGAACCCTTCGGACGGGCGCGAACCTCGTCCATATAGGCCTGCAGGTCGCTGAAGTCGTCACCGACACCGCAGCCGGACAGACCGAGAAGCATCAGGGCACAGAGCGCCAGGCGGGCGCGAGGACTACTCATTTCTGCAGCCCCTTGTCGTTGTAGCGGTAGGTCTTGGCAAGAATCGACATGCGCAGCTTGGAGCCACTCTCATTGGAAAGCGGCTTGATCTCGAAATCATGCAGGGTCACGATCCGCGGCAGGCTGGCGACGCCACTGACGAAGGTCGCCAGGTCGTGATAGCCACCCACCACGGATATCTGGATCGGCAGCTCGATGTAGAACTGCTGGGTGACTTCCGGCAGCAGCTTGATCTCTTCGAATTCGAGACCGCTGCCCAGACCGGTACGGGTGATGTCTTCCAGCAAGCCCGGCACCTCGGTGTCGCTGGGCAACTGACGCAACAGCGCACCGAAGGAGGTTTCCATCTCCTTCATCTGTTCCTTGTAGGCTTCGAGGTTCGCGGCCTGGAACGCCTTCGAGGCAAACTGCTCCTTCAGGGTCGCCTCTTCAGCACGCTTCGAGTCCAGCTGGAGTTCGAGGTCCTTGAGATGGAAGTTGTACCCCAGCACCAGTACGAGGATCAGCAGCAACACGCAAGTGATGACCTTGACCGCAATGGGCCAGGAACCCAGGTTGTTGACGTCCAGGTCGGCAAGGTCGATCTTGCGCAGGCTTTCAAGGGAGTCGGAGAAACTCATTTCGCGGCTCCTGTAGTGGCTGCAGCGTTCTTGCCGTTCTGCTCTTCGGAACCTGGCTGCGTCTGCTGCACGGTCAACTGGAATACGTTGGCCTGATCGACGGCCCCCGCGGTCACCGCCTTGACCTCGGTGAGATTGGGCGACACCAGCCATTCCGAAGCATCCAGGTTGCGCATCAGGTTGGA is part of the Pseudomonas lalkuanensis genome and harbors:
- the aroK gene encoding shikimate kinase AroK, translating into MRNLILIGPMGAGKSTIGRLLAKELRLPFKDSDKEIEQRTGADIPWIFDVEGEQGFRDREQAMIEELCGHDGVVLATGGGAVLRPANRQALRGGGRVVYLHTSVEQQIERTSRDRNRPLLRSADPGKVLRDLMAIRDPLYREIADIIIETDERPPRMVVQEILARLQALPPR
- the pilO gene encoding type 4a pilus biogenesis protein PilO, which codes for MSFSDSLESLRKIDLADLDVNNLGSWPIAVKVITCVLLLILVLVLGYNFHLKDLELQLDSKRAEEATLKEQFASKAFQAANLEAYKEQMKEMETSFGALLRQLPSDTEVPGLLEDITRTGLGSGLEFEEIKLLPEVTQQFYIELPIQISVVGGYHDLATFVSGVASLPRIVTLHDFEIKPLSNESGSKLRMSILAKTYRYNDKGLQK
- the pilP gene encoding type 4a pilus biogenesis lipoprotein PilP codes for the protein MSSPRARLALCALMLLGLSGCGVGDDFSDLQAYMDEVRARPKGSIEPLPKFQPYEAFTYSAAALRSPFQPPIKIDLAKQQKGSKDVHPDETRVKQFLEGFNIESFEMVGTLSNGSGSFALISGAGGVHRVKVGDYLGRNHGKVVGIDESKVDVIEIVPDGEGGWLERPRSLALRERS
- the pilQ gene encoding type IV pilus secretin PilQ: MKSSLSRLGITLLAALMSPALLAANLQGLDVAALPGDRVELKLAFDEPVVAPRGYTIEQPARIALDLPGVSNKLGSKNRELGVGNARSVTVVEAKDRTRLIINLSTLVPYSTRVDGRNLYVLVGDSASAPAAPRQVTAAPAPAPAAAQLAASQPVKSYARAGRSIENIDFQRGDQGEGNVVITLSDPSVSPDIQEQGGKIRLAFPKTQLPEPLRVRLDVKDFATPVQFVSASGAGNDASISIEPTGYYDYLAYQTDNKLTVSIKPLTQEDVEKRKTERFAYSGEKLSLNFQDIDVRSVLQLIADFTDLNLVASDTVQGNITLRLQNVPWDQALDLVLKTKGLDKRKVGNVLLVAPADEIAARERQELESQKQIAELAPLRRELIQVNYAKAADIAKLFQSVTSGDPSAAGADERGSITVDDRTNSIIAYQTEDKLDELRRIVTQLDIPVRQVMIEARIVEANVDYDKALGVNWRGASIGDNNFVVGGGGLGRPAANQAGNVNLANAPFVDLGADSATSSIGIGFITDNTILDLELSAMEKTGNGEIVSQPKVVTSDKETAKILKGQEVPYQEASSSGATSTSFKEAALSLEVTPQITPDNRIIMEVKVTKDAPDFANALNGVPPINKNEVNAKVLVNDGETIVIGGVFSNTQTKAVDKVPFLGDLPFLGRMFRRDVVQDKKAELLVFLTPRIMNNQAIAVSR
- the aroB gene encoding 3-dehydroquinate synthase, which translates into the protein MRTLQVDLGERSYPIHIGSGLLSRPELFTPHIAGKQVAIVTNETVAPLYLETLTRTLQGYSVLPVVLPDGEAHKNWETLQLIFDALLGARHDRRTTVIALGGGVIGDMAGFAAACYQRGVDFIQVPTTLLSQVDSSVGGKTGINHPLGKNMVGAFYQPKAVIIDTDSLRTLPERELSAGLAEVIKYGLICDEPFLPWLAEKMPAMRGLDAGALTEAIERSCAAKARVVGVDERESGLRAILNLGHTFGHAIETQMGYGAWLHGEAVSAGTVMALEMSSRLGWISTDERDAAIRLLRSAGLPVVPPADMTPEHFLQHMAVDKKVLDGQLRLVLLRRIGEAVVTADYPRDVLEATLAADYRALADQLGE